A genome region from Candidatus Methylomirabilota bacterium includes the following:
- a CDS encoding LLM class flavin-dependent oxidoreductase, giving the protein MKFGIFYEHQLPRPWTEGVEQRLFQDALDQVELADRLGIDHAWEVEHHFLEEYSHSSAPEVFLAAASQRTKRIRLGHGIVLMPPGYNPPARVAERIATLDLVSNGRVDWGTGESASRAELEGFGIDPNERRAMWRETVEQVANMMMMDPYPGFQGKYFSMPVRNVVPKPVQKPHPPIWVACSNRNTIHLAAQLGIGALTFAFIDPAEARQWVDDYYETFKRECVPIGHAVNPNIAMVTSFSCHPDEAEARRRGTDGFRFFQFALGHHYSFGTHKPGRTNIWNKYVAVRDAMGMELMGGGTGGIGTPAQLRAHLASFEDAGVDQTVFIQQGGKNQHEHICEALELFARDVMPEFRAREAARAEKKARELAPYVDAAFERKDRLKPLADEEIPTYPAYGLTVAEVDLSTLPEANRQRALVFRKMREIMERS; this is encoded by the coding sequence ATGAAATTCGGCATCTTCTACGAGCATCAGCTGCCGCGCCCGTGGACGGAGGGCGTGGAGCAGCGCCTGTTCCAGGACGCCCTCGACCAGGTGGAGCTGGCTGATCGCCTCGGCATCGACCACGCCTGGGAGGTCGAGCATCACTTCCTCGAGGAGTACTCCCACTCCTCCGCGCCCGAGGTGTTCCTCGCGGCCGCCTCGCAGCGGACCAAGCGGATCCGCCTGGGCCACGGCATCGTGCTGATGCCGCCGGGCTACAACCCGCCCGCCCGCGTCGCCGAGCGCATCGCCACGCTGGACCTCGTGTCCAACGGCCGCGTGGACTGGGGCACCGGCGAATCCGCCTCGCGCGCGGAGCTGGAGGGCTTCGGGATCGACCCCAACGAGCGGCGGGCGATGTGGCGCGAGACGGTGGAGCAGGTCGCCAACATGATGATGATGGACCCTTATCCGGGCTTTCAGGGGAAGTACTTCTCGATGCCGGTCCGCAACGTGGTGCCCAAGCCCGTGCAGAAGCCCCATCCCCCCATCTGGGTGGCGTGCTCCAACCGCAATACCATCCACCTCGCCGCCCAGCTCGGCATCGGCGCGCTGACGTTCGCGTTCATCGATCCCGCCGAGGCGCGCCAGTGGGTGGACGATTACTACGAGACCTTCAAGCGGGAGTGCGTGCCGATCGGCCACGCGGTGAACCCCAACATCGCCATGGTGACCTCGTTCTCGTGTCACCCGGACGAGGCGGAGGCGCGGCGCCGGGGCACCGACGGCTTCCGCTTCTTCCAGTTCGCCCTGGGGCACCACTACTCCTTCGGCACCCACAAGCCGGGGCGCACCAACATCTGGAACAAGTACGTGGCGGTGCGCGACGCGATGGGCATGGAGCTGATGGGCGGCGGCACCGGCGGCATCGGCACCCCCGCGCAGCTCCGCGCGCACCTCGCCAGCTTCGAGGACGCCGGGGTGGATCAGACCGTCTTCATCCAGCAGGGCGGCAAGAACCAGCACGAGCACATCTGCGAGGCGCTCGAGCTGTTCGCCCGCGACGTCATGCCGGAGTTCCGCGCCCGCGAGGCGGCGCGCGCGGAGAAGAAGGCCCGCGAGCTCGCCCCCTACGTGGATGCCGCGTTCGAGCGTAAGGACCGCCTCAAGCCCCTCGCCGACGAGGAAATCCCGACGTATCCCGCCTACGGCCTCACCGTCGCGGAGGTCGATCTGTCCACGCTGCCCGAGGCCAATCGCCAGCGCGCGCTCGTCTTCCGGAAGATGCGCGAGATCATGGAGCGCTCATGA
- a CDS encoding adenylate/guanylate cyclase domain-containing protein, whose protein sequence is MTSAPSGPPGRLLVVDDNRVNRLLLGRALEQLGHTVTFAENGRDAVESLRKSRVDLVLLDIEMPEMDGYQVLAALGADTQLRDIPIVMMSSLEEVDSVARCIELGAEDYLFKPVNPILLKARVGASLEKKRLRDQQRELFRKFATAEVAEELLTSGLTLGGKDVEASVMFSDIRAFTSLTESRSPADTIELLNSYYTLMFDAIGAHGGIVNQMMGDGLMAVFGAPLPRPDHCDRAVRAALDMLALVDGFNQEQVRRGGVEIRIGIGIASGPLVAGFTGTQQRVTYTCVGECVNLAAHLEQHTKVIGRAILIDENTRKGIGERVRVESHGTAQLKTRSHAVAIYSVPPGQ, encoded by the coding sequence GTGACCTCAGCACCTAGCGGCCCGCCGGGCCGGCTCCTCGTCGTCGACGACAATCGGGTGAACCGCCTGCTGCTGGGGCGCGCCCTCGAGCAACTCGGGCACACCGTGACCTTCGCGGAGAACGGGCGCGATGCCGTGGAGTCGCTGCGCAAGAGCCGCGTGGACCTCGTCCTGCTCGACATCGAGATGCCGGAGATGGACGGCTATCAGGTGCTGGCGGCGCTCGGCGCGGATACGCAGCTCCGCGACATTCCCATCGTCATGATGTCGTCGCTGGAGGAAGTGGACAGCGTCGCCCGCTGTATCGAGTTGGGCGCCGAGGACTATCTCTTCAAGCCGGTGAATCCCATCCTGCTCAAGGCGCGCGTAGGCGCCAGCCTGGAGAAGAAGCGCCTGCGCGATCAGCAGCGGGAGCTGTTCCGCAAGTTCGCCACCGCCGAGGTGGCCGAGGAGCTGCTCACGAGCGGGCTCACCTTGGGCGGCAAGGACGTCGAAGCCAGCGTGATGTTCTCGGACATCCGCGCGTTCACCAGCCTCACCGAGTCGCGCTCGCCCGCCGACACGATCGAGCTCCTGAACAGCTACTACACGCTGATGTTCGACGCCATCGGCGCCCACGGCGGCATCGTGAACCAGATGATGGGTGACGGGCTCATGGCCGTGTTCGGCGCGCCCCTGCCCCGTCCCGACCACTGTGACCGCGCGGTGCGCGCGGCGCTCGACATGCTCGCGCTGGTGGATGGGTTCAACCAGGAACAGGTGCGGCGGGGTGGTGTGGAGATCCGCATCGGCATCGGCATCGCCTCGGGTCCGCTCGTCGCCGGCTTCACCGGCACCCAGCAGCGCGTCACCTACACCTGCGTGGGCGAGTGCGTGAACCTCGCCGCGCATCTCGAGCAGCACACCAAGGTGATCGGCCGGGCCATCTTGATCGACGAGAACACGCGCAAGGGCATCGGCGAGCGCGTGCGCGTGGAGTCGCACGGCACCGCGCAGCTCAAGACCCGCAGCCACGCCGTCGCCATCTACTCGGTGCCGCCGGGTCAGTGA
- a CDS encoding universal stress protein, with protein sequence MAKRILVPLDRSEQAEAVLPIVADIARSSGGTVRLINVARVPEQKFGDYGRVVAYESQEIERVTYSRLDYLRDAEVQLNGVPVESVVRFGDPAQEIAHEAEAFGADLVAVTAPRRGWFGRLYGSLASSLRRKTTIPLLVLAES encoded by the coding sequence ATGGCAAAGCGAATTCTGGTCCCACTCGACCGGAGCGAGCAAGCCGAAGCCGTCCTGCCCATCGTCGCCGATATCGCCCGCAGCAGCGGGGGCACCGTGCGCCTGATCAACGTGGCGCGAGTCCCCGAGCAGAAGTTCGGTGACTACGGGCGGGTCGTGGCCTACGAGAGTCAGGAGATCGAGCGCGTGACATACAGCCGGCTCGATTACCTGCGCGACGCCGAGGTGCAGCTGAACGGCGTGCCCGTGGAGTCCGTGGTGCGCTTCGGTGACCCGGCGCAGGAGATCGCCCACGAGGCGGAGGCCTTCGGCGCCGACCTGGTTGCGGTCACCGCGCCACGGCGCGGCTGGTTCGGCCGTCTCTACGGCAGCCTGGCCAGCTCGCTCCGGCGCAAGACGACGATCCCGCTGCTCGTGCTCGCGGAGTCCTGA
- a CDS encoding GAF domain-containing protein, producing the protein MVIFTREGEHLRVGAHHGPIPLDFTEQPIRPDWVTGRAVLDRAAVHIPDIAQDHGYELGSVAQAAAFRATVAIPILRDGVPIGAISLLRSEPGPFSDRHIELLRTFADQAVIAIENVRLFNELDVRNRDLTETLEQQTATSEILRVISSSPTDIQPVLDAVAANAARLCDAYDAQIYRVEGDRLQLTASLGPIPPNAGAPINRGWVTGRSVVDKRTTHVHDLAAESESEYPIAKETQRRFGHRTTLATPLLREDQALGAILIRRMEVRPFSEKQIKLLETFADQAVIAIENVRLFKELEVRNRDLTQTLEQQTATSEILRVISGSPTDVQPVFDTIVERARRLCEADSASLLTYDGTLVHMGAMSDQTNREQAHALHAAYPMPATRGHASGRAILTGHAVSIPDVREDQEYALADLRDTVGLRTLLSVPMIRSGQPIGAITMQRWGTPRPFSAKQVALLETFAEQAVIAIENTRLFKELEVRNRDLTVTLEQQTATSEILRVISSSPTDVQPVFDTIALSTKRLCDAEFCHIFRFDGKLLHFVGHHGLPSEGVEAIRRAYPLPPGRTSAAARAVLSGQIEQIPDIEADPDYAHVAIARLVTYRSIVAVPLMQEGRAVGAIAAGRSSTGLLPERQLELLKTFADQAVIAIQNVRLFQELDARTQDLTRSVGELKALGEVSQAVSSTLDLEAVLATIVSRAVQLSGSHSGIVYEFDEATETFHARATHEITSEHLEALRAAPIHLGEGAVGTAAAIQKPVQVPDIQDERQLVAHQARAHLIRQGLRSLLAMPLIREGRLFGGLVILRREAGEFAQEVLTTMQTFAAQSVLAIQNARLFVEIQRQKQYSDVLVESSPVAIATMDLQGMVVGWNPAAERLFGYPSAEAVGRSMEVLVATPEIRDDVRGNVERTLAGEWIRDITRRVRKDGSLIDVEISSVPVIVEGARVGMIAIYHDITELLQARREAEAANEAKGAFLATMSHEIRTPMNAVIGMSGLLLNTSLSAEQREYAEIVRQSGDTLLTVINDILDFSKIEAGRLELETQPFDLRECVEGALDLVATRAAEKGLDLAYLLGEGTPGAIVGDVTRLRQVLLNLLSNAVKFTERGEIVLSVTTRRPDDAGGLPELTFSVRDTGIGIPEDRLGRLFQSFSQVDASTTRRYGGTGLGLAISQRLTELMGGHITVTSDVGVGSEFRFTLRAAPAAAPVPTRRDLTGVQPPLRGKRVLVVDDNATNRRILASHLEVWGMLARVSESPLEALAWLGGGERFDLGILDMHMPEMDGVALAHAIRERANGPAMPLILFTSLGRREARADEEGFAAYLHKPIKPSQLFDALISVLGDQPVHVPERGTVRTELDAEMATRHPLRILLAEDNVVNQKVATRLLGQMGYRADIAANGLEAVAAVERQTYDVVLMDVQMPEMDGFEASREINRRWPSNRPRIVAMTANAMEGDRELCVAAGMDDYVAKPIRIEELVGALGRCQTREDAAPRPHAVAAASAPAADVVDRAVIDRLGETMGRDFAVELIDTFVADARDLLAAIQRALAASDRDGFRRAAHTLKSTGESLGAFALAALARELESIGQAGRLHEVGNRVDRLADLYERVAHALGAIKGDLST; encoded by the coding sequence GTGGTCATTTTCACCAGAGAGGGCGAGCACCTCCGCGTCGGCGCGCACCACGGGCCCATTCCCCTGGACTTCACCGAACAACCGATCCGGCCTGACTGGGTCACGGGACGCGCCGTGCTGGACCGCGCCGCCGTGCACATTCCCGACATCGCCCAGGACCACGGGTACGAGCTTGGCTCGGTGGCGCAGGCGGCCGCCTTTCGCGCCACCGTGGCCATCCCTATCCTGCGCGATGGCGTGCCCATCGGCGCCATCTCGCTGCTCCGCTCCGAGCCCGGCCCCTTCTCCGACCGCCACATCGAGCTGCTCCGGACCTTCGCCGACCAGGCCGTCATCGCCATCGAGAACGTGCGCCTCTTCAACGAGCTCGACGTCCGCAACCGCGACCTGACCGAGACCTTGGAGCAGCAGACGGCCACCAGCGAGATCCTGCGCGTGATCTCGTCCTCGCCGACGGACATCCAGCCGGTGCTCGACGCGGTCGCCGCGAACGCCGCGCGCCTGTGTGACGCGTACGACGCGCAGATCTACCGCGTGGAGGGGGATCGTCTCCAGCTGACTGCGTCGTTGGGGCCGATCCCGCCGAACGCGGGCGCGCCCATCAATCGCGGCTGGGTCACCGGCCGGTCGGTAGTCGACAAGCGGACCACGCACGTGCACGACTTGGCCGCGGAGTCCGAGAGCGAGTACCCGATCGCCAAGGAAACCCAGCGACGGTTCGGGCATCGGACGACCCTCGCCACGCCCCTCCTGCGAGAAGACCAGGCGCTCGGCGCGATTCTCATCCGTCGCATGGAAGTGCGCCCCTTCTCTGAGAAGCAGATCAAGCTCCTCGAGACGTTCGCCGACCAGGCGGTCATCGCCATCGAGAACGTGCGCCTGTTCAAGGAGCTGGAGGTCCGCAACCGCGACCTCACCCAGACCCTCGAGCAGCAAACCGCGACGAGCGAGATCCTCCGCGTCATCTCAGGCTCGCCCACCGACGTGCAGCCGGTCTTCGACACGATCGTGGAGCGTGCCCGCCGGCTCTGCGAGGCCGATTCCGCGTCGCTGCTCACCTACGACGGCACGCTCGTCCACATGGGCGCCATGTCGGATCAGACGAATCGCGAGCAGGCGCACGCGCTGCACGCGGCCTATCCGATGCCGGCCACCCGGGGCCACGCGTCGGGCCGCGCCATCCTCACCGGCCACGCGGTTAGCATTCCCGACGTGCGCGAGGATCAGGAATACGCGCTGGCCGATCTCCGGGACACGGTCGGGCTCCGGACCCTGCTCTCGGTGCCCATGATCCGGTCCGGTCAGCCCATTGGCGCCATCACCATGCAGCGCTGGGGGACCCCGCGCCCCTTCTCCGCCAAGCAGGTGGCGCTGCTGGAGACGTTCGCCGAGCAGGCGGTCATCGCCATCGAGAACACACGCCTGTTCAAGGAGCTGGAGGTCCGCAACCGCGATCTCACCGTGACCCTCGAGCAGCAGACCGCGACAAGCGAGATCCTCCGGGTCATCTCGAGCTCGCCCACCGACGTCCAGCCAGTATTCGACACGATTGCGCTGAGCACCAAGCGGTTGTGCGACGCGGAGTTCTGTCATATCTTCCGCTTCGACGGCAAACTGCTCCACTTCGTGGGCCACCACGGGCTGCCGTCCGAGGGAGTCGAAGCCATACGCCGCGCCTACCCGCTCCCGCCCGGCCGGACCAGCGCAGCGGCCCGGGCCGTCCTCAGCGGCCAGATCGAGCAGATCCCGGACATCGAGGCTGACCCCGACTATGCGCATGTCGCGATCGCCCGCCTTGTGACGTACCGGAGCATTGTGGCGGTTCCCTTGATGCAAGAGGGTCGCGCCGTCGGCGCGATCGCAGCGGGTCGATCGAGCACCGGACTGCTCCCCGAGCGCCAGCTCGAGCTGCTCAAGACCTTCGCCGACCAGGCCGTCATCGCCATTCAGAACGTGCGGCTCTTCCAGGAGCTCGACGCGCGCACGCAGGACCTCACACGCTCGGTGGGGGAGCTGAAGGCCCTTGGCGAGGTGAGCCAGGCGGTCAGCTCCACGCTCGACCTCGAAGCCGTGCTTGCGACCATCGTCAGCCGCGCCGTGCAGCTCTCGGGCAGCCACAGCGGCATCGTGTACGAGTTCGACGAGGCCACGGAGACTTTTCATGCCCGGGCCACCCACGAGATCACGTCCGAGCACCTCGAGGCCCTGCGCGCCGCGCCGATTCACCTGGGCGAAGGGGCAGTGGGCACCGCGGCGGCCATCCAGAAACCCGTTCAAGTGCCGGACATCCAGGACGAGCGGCAGCTCGTGGCGCACCAGGCGCGCGCGCACCTGATCCGCCAGGGCCTGCGCTCGCTCCTCGCCATGCCCCTCATCCGCGAGGGCCGGCTGTTCGGCGGCCTCGTCATCCTGCGCCGCGAGGCCGGGGAGTTCGCGCAGGAAGTCCTCACCACCATGCAGACGTTCGCGGCCCAGTCCGTGCTCGCGATCCAGAACGCGCGCCTCTTCGTGGAGATCCAGCGGCAGAAGCAGTACTCGGACGTGCTGGTGGAGTCGAGCCCGGTGGCCATCGCCACCATGGACCTCCAGGGCATGGTGGTGGGCTGGAACCCCGCGGCGGAACGGCTTTTCGGCTACCCCTCCGCCGAGGCCGTCGGCCGCAGCATGGAGGTGCTGGTGGCCACTCCGGAGATCCGCGACGACGTGCGCGGCAACGTGGAGCGAACGCTGGCCGGCGAGTGGATCCGCGATATCACGCGCCGGGTTCGCAAGGACGGCTCGCTGATCGACGTGGAGATCTCCTCGGTGCCCGTCATAGTGGAGGGCGCGCGCGTCGGCATGATCGCGATCTATCACGACATCACCGAGCTGCTCCAGGCCCGCCGCGAGGCGGAGGCGGCCAACGAGGCCAAGGGCGCGTTCCTCGCCACCATGAGCCATGAGATACGCACGCCCATGAACGCGGTGATCGGGATGAGCGGGTTGCTCCTCAACACGAGCCTCAGCGCCGAGCAGCGCGAGTACGCGGAGATCGTCCGCCAAAGCGGCGACACGCTGCTCACCGTCATCAACGACATCCTCGACTTCTCGAAGATCGAGGCGGGGCGGCTCGAGCTGGAGACACAGCCGTTCGACCTGCGCGAGTGCGTGGAAGGCGCCCTCGACCTCGTGGCCACCCGCGCCGCCGAGAAGGGCCTCGATCTGGCCTATCTCCTCGGCGAGGGCACGCCGGGCGCCATCGTGGGCGACGTGACGCGGCTGCGCCAGGTGCTCCTGAATCTCCTGTCCAACGCGGTCAAGTTCACCGAGCGCGGCGAGATCGTCCTGTCCGTGACCACGCGCCGGCCGGACGATGCCGGCGGGCTCCCCGAGCTCACGTTCTCCGTCCGCGACACCGGCATCGGCATTCCCGAAGACCGCCTCGGGCGGCTCTTCCAGTCGTTCAGCCAGGTGGATGCCTCCACCACGCGCCGCTACGGCGGCACCGGGCTCGGCCTCGCCATCAGCCAGCGCCTCACCGAGCTGATGGGCGGCCACATCACGGTGACGAGCGACGTCGGCGTGGGCAGCGAGTTCCGCTTCACGCTTCGCGCGGCGCCCGCCGCCGCCCCCGTCCCCACGCGCCGGGACCTGACCGGCGTGCAGCCGCCGCTGCGCGGCAAGCGCGTGCTCGTGGTGGACGACAACGCCACCAACCGCCGCATCCTCGCCTCGCATCTCGAGGTGTGGGGCATGCTCGCCCGCGTCTCCGAGTCGCCGCTCGAGGCGCTCGCCTGGCTGGGCGGCGGCGAGCGCTTCGATCTCGGCATTCTTGACATGCACATGCCGGAGATGGACGGGGTAGCCCTCGCCCATGCAATTCGCGAGCGCGCGAACGGTCCCGCGATGCCCCTGATCCTTTTCACGTCGCTGGGCCGGCGCGAGGCGCGCGCGGACGAGGAAGGATTCGCCGCCTACCTCCACAAGCCCATCAAGCCGTCCCAGCTGTTCGACGCGCTAATCTCCGTCCTCGGCGACCAGCCCGTGCACGTGCCGGAGCGGGGCACGGTACGCACCGAGCTCGACGCCGAGATGGCGACCCGTCACCCGCTGCGCATCCTCCTCGCCGAGGACAACGTGGTGAACCAGAAGGTCGCCACCCGCCTCCTCGGCCAGATGGGTTACCGGGCGGACATCGCCGCCAACGGGCTCGAGGCCGTCGCGGCGGTGGAGCGCCAGACCTACGACGTGGTGTTGATGGATGTGCAGATGCCGGAGATGGACGGCTTCGAGGCCTCGCGCGAGATCAACCGGCGCTGGCCCAGCAACCGCCCGCGCATCGTGGCCATGACCGCCAACGCCATGGAGGGCGACCGCGAGCTCTGTGTGGCGGCCGGCATGGACGACTACGTGGCCAAGCCCATCCGCATCGAGGAGCTGGTGGGGGCGCTGGGACGCTGCCAGACGCGCGAGGACGCGGCCCCGCGCCCCCACGCGGTGGCCGCCGCCAGCGCCCCGGCCGCCGACGTCGTCGACCGCGCGGTGATCGATCGGCTCGGCGAGACCATGGGCCGCGACTTCGCCGTCGAGCTGATCGACACGTTCGTGGCGGACGCGCGAGATCTGCTCGCAGCGATCCAACGCGCGCTCGCCGCCTCCGACCGCGACGGGTTCCGGCGGGCCGCCCACACGCTCAAGTCCACCGGGGAGAGTCTGGGCGCCTTCGCCCTCGCCGCCCTGGCCCGCGAGCTGGAGTCCATCGGCCAGGCCGGCCGATTGCACGAAGTCGGCAACCGGGTGGACCGCCTCGCTGACCTCTACGAGCGCGTCGCCCACGCGCTGGGAGCGATCAAGGGTGACCTCAGCACCTAG
- a CDS encoding D-arabinono-1,4-lactone oxidase, whose amino-acid sequence MTRGFRDWRNWSGSAECRAAFFAAPTTEAHVVDVVRAAARAGQPVRVAATGHSFVPLCATEGALLTLTGLVGVVSADPAAGLATVWAGSTIQQLGPRLRALGLAMVNMGDIDRQGIAGAVSTGTHGTGRALGSISTQVDGLRLVGAEGDIVECDAVRDPELFQCARVALGTLGVLTQVRLRVLPAYRLREQKWEEPFDACMERLADHIAATRHFEFFWRPRTDGCEMKALQSTDAAPATVAGRAGERIGWSDEILPTERTVRFNETEFAVPEAAGPDCIREIRALMRTRHPDVVWPLEYRTLAADEIPLSPAHRRATVTISVHQAAELPYARFFADVEAVFRNHRGRPHWGKHHTHRAAELAALYPEWERFQAVRRRVDPRGRFLNDYLRRLLDP is encoded by the coding sequence GTGACCCGCGGCTTCCGCGACTGGCGGAACTGGTCGGGCTCGGCCGAATGCCGGGCCGCTTTTTTCGCCGCCCCGACCACCGAAGCCCACGTGGTCGACGTGGTGCGCGCGGCCGCGCGCGCCGGACAGCCCGTGCGCGTCGCCGCCACCGGCCATTCCTTCGTGCCCCTCTGTGCCACCGAGGGCGCGCTGCTCACCCTCACCGGCCTCGTTGGGGTGGTGTCGGCCGATCCGGCCGCCGGGCTCGCCACCGTGTGGGCGGGCAGCACCATTCAGCAGCTCGGCCCGCGGCTGCGCGCCCTGGGCCTGGCCATGGTCAACATGGGCGACATCGACCGGCAGGGCATCGCCGGGGCCGTGTCCACGGGCACCCACGGCACCGGGCGCGCCCTCGGAAGCATCTCGACGCAGGTGGACGGCCTGCGCCTCGTCGGGGCCGAGGGGGACATCGTGGAGTGCGACGCCGTCCGCGACCCCGAGCTCTTCCAGTGCGCGCGGGTGGCGCTGGGCACGCTCGGCGTGCTCACGCAGGTGCGCCTGCGCGTGCTGCCCGCCTATCGCCTCCGCGAGCAGAAGTGGGAGGAGCCCTTCGATGCGTGCATGGAGCGACTGGCGGATCACATCGCGGCCACGCGGCACTTCGAGTTCTTCTGGCGGCCGCGCACCGACGGCTGTGAGATGAAGGCGCTCCAGTCGACCGACGCCGCGCCGGCCACCGTCGCCGGGCGCGCCGGCGAGCGCATCGGCTGGAGCGACGAGATCCTCCCTACCGAGCGGACGGTGAGGTTCAACGAGACGGAGTTCGCGGTGCCCGAGGCGGCCGGCCCCGACTGCATCCGCGAGATCCGCGCGCTCATGCGCACCCGCCATCCCGACGTCGTGTGGCCGCTCGAATATCGCACCCTCGCCGCCGACGAGATCCCGCTGAGCCCCGCCCACCGCCGCGCCACCGTCACCATCTCCGTGCATCAGGCGGCGGAGCTGCCCTACGCCCGCTTCTTCGCCGACGTCGAGGCCGTGTTCCGCAATCACCGCGGCCGGCCACACTGGGGCAAGCATCACACGCATCGGGCGGCGGAGCTCGCCGCGCTCTATCCGGAGTGGGAACGCTTCCAGGCCGTCCGGCGCCGCGTCGATCCGCGCGGACGCTTCCTGAACGACTACCTCAGGCGGCTCCTCGACCCCTGA
- a CDS encoding VOC family protein, with amino-acid sequence MARVRFDHIAIGLPRLADAAPFLSGVLGGVPLAGAPSAVFRWGVWRYEGGGMIEALEPRGDDGFLHRFLAQRGPGLHHVTFKVPSTRAACERARDAGLNPVGFDDSDPRWIEAFLHPKEALGIVVQLAESHGDDGGPGDPPPGMPDAPPPVTVLGLRMRAHSRERADRQWVGILGGVAEETEGGEVTYRWPGSPMRLVVELDSRGDEGPLALEVASARPLALPAGPHPVLGATFRGRGAA; translated from the coding sequence GTGGCGCGGGTCCGGTTCGACCACATCGCCATCGGTCTGCCCCGCCTCGCCGACGCGGCGCCGTTCCTCTCCGGCGTGCTTGGCGGGGTCCCCCTCGCGGGCGCGCCCTCCGCGGTGTTCCGCTGGGGGGTGTGGCGCTACGAGGGCGGCGGCATGATCGAGGCCCTCGAGCCGCGCGGGGACGACGGCTTTCTCCATCGCTTCCTCGCCCAGCGGGGGCCTGGTCTACACCACGTGACGTTCAAGGTGCCCAGCACGCGGGCAGCCTGCGAGCGGGCGCGGGACGCCGGGCTCAATCCGGTGGGCTTCGACGACTCCGACCCGCGCTGGATCGAGGCGTTCCTCCACCCGAAGGAGGCGCTCGGCATCGTCGTGCAGCTCGCCGAGTCGCACGGGGACGACGGCGGGCCCGGCGATCCGCCTCCGGGCATGCCGGACGCGCCTCCGCCCGTGACCGTGCTGGGGCTGCGGATGCGCGCGCACTCGCGCGAGCGGGCGGACCGCCAGTGGGTCGGAATTCTCGGAGGCGTCGCGGAGGAGACAGAAGGCGGTGAAGTCACGTACCGCTGGCCGGGCTCCCCGATGCGGCTCGTGGTCGAGCTCGACTCGCGCGGCGACGAGGGCCCGCTCGCCCTGGAGGTCGCGAGCGCGCGGCCGCTCGCGCTGCCGGCGGGGCCGCACCCCGTGCTGGGCGCGACCTTCAGGGGTCGAGGAGCCGCCTGA